A window of Cherax quadricarinatus isolate ZL_2023a chromosome 53, ASM3850222v1, whole genome shotgun sequence genomic DNA:
TCTTAGGGTATTGTCGTACTGGCAATCAATGTTCCTCTTGATACGACCCTCCAGACAGGAGTCTTGACGGTGGTGAAGGCTACTGATGCAGGGACCTGCACCTAATCTCGATTTCCTTGAATACAACCTCGCTGCATCTCATTTCCCATTCCTGACACTGTGATCTCCACCGTGTTTAGCGCTTGCCCATTTAAAATAAACCTAAAACGCAGATGTAGTCGCTTAATGAcattagttttcttcaatataaTTCTCAATTCGTTATGAAATATTACAACATAATTAATTAGCGTTAAATGTGAATATATTCAaaatactataaaaaaaatcctgcttgTACCAGTGGTAAAGGTGGTAAACAAAACTTTTTTCACCGATGGTGTATCATCACAATTAAATAAATGATCTTGGTATCACCAACTGCGACCGGATTGTCACAATCTATTCTTACGGGTTCATTCCCTATGAAGAGGATCGAGCTCTCAGCACAATTATCTTCCTCAGAATGTCCCCCACAGGTATAGAGCTTCCGGGAAAATATATTTTTGCTTTGTTCGTTTAGCTCACTATTCCCACAGTGCCACAAGTCTCGCCCATCACTGCCAGCCACACATTGCAATGTGAAGAAAGTTTCGTCGTAAATCCTGCTTAACTCCTCGCTGTTCTTGGCAAGTATTTCACACGTCTGTTTGTAGTGCATCCCTGATACTGTTGTTCGATACAACACCAGTAGGACTCACTGTTTATATTTGCACAGTGATTGAGGGTATCTCCAGTTATGAAACTTCATTTTCAAGAATAACACAATGTTTCTAGCAACTTCACTATCGCAGTCGGGAGAAATGCAAATACATTTTTTCACTGTAATAACCAGAGCTGTTTAACCCACACACAGGTTGACTATCTTTTGAggtaaaaataatataaattcaTTTTAATTATTCGTTGCTACTATGCTGTTTACTCTGGTGTTGTCAAGAAATCGTCACATACAAAATCACTGTCAACACTTATTACTGCCAAAGTCACCACTGGAGGCTTTTAACATTGCTGAACTGCAATAATAATTGGATATATAGCCATGACTAATAGGAACATTTGTATTTACAGCTTAGAATGTATCTGTGGGTGTCACTGTGTCCTCGCCACTCAATAATTTCTTGTCAACTTGGACGTGGTTTTTCACTCAAGTTCGATACTCGAATTTCTTCTACAGTTATGAGACAATTCATCTTTATTGTGAATATTACTTTTATTTCTTTCTAACGTTTGCATGTTAATATTAATTGCCAATATACTTAAAAATGTATAGAGAAGAGAAACGTTGTGCTCATTTGACTCTGTGAAAACAAATGCAAAAGGCCGTGCCAAACTGTAAATATTATTCACTGAAGATAGATATGCACTCTTTATTTTAATCATTATTTTCATCCATTTTAAATCATTTTCTTGCATTTTATCCTACTTCCCGCGGTCTTTTTCTTTCAGTATCATATTTCTAGTATAAGTTGACTGTTTCTAGTCTTTTGCATCGTCGTCTCAACCTACACTGTGATTATTCCCTTTTCCTTTGTTTCTAATGAACTGATGAAGCGAGGCAAATAAAGTTCCTCCACAGTAACTTGTCAAGTATGCAAATTGTTCCTCTGCTGGAGCAATGTGCAGTTCTCATTACCGTATCTTACATTCTCATTACCGTATCTTACATTCTCATTACCGTATCTTATATTCTCATTACCGTATCTTATATTCTCATTACCGTATCTTATATTCTCATTACCGTATCTTATATTCTCATTACCGTATCTTATATTCTCATTACCGTATCTTATATTCTCATTACCGTATCTTATATTCTCATTACCGTATCTTATATTCTCATTACCGTATCTTATATTCTCATTACCGTATCTTATATTCTCATTACCGTATCTTATATTCTCATTACCGTATCTTATATTCTCATTACCGTATCTTATATTCTCATTACCGTATCTTATATTCTCATTACCGTATCTTATATTCTCATTACCGTATCTTGTATTCTCATTACCGTATCTTGTATTCTCATTACCGTATCTTGTATTCTCATTACCGTATCTTATATTCTCATTACCGTATCTTATATTCTCATTACCGTATCTTATATTCTCATTACCGTATCTTATATTCTCATTACCGTATCTTATATTACCATATCTTATATCATATGAAGGAAACTTAATTTGTAGTAATTTTGTGTGGTCGAACTGACCTGATATTTTCTGAACATAAAGGTTCCTCATCACTATCACAAATACCAGAACAGAGCTATTTCGACCGGTCCACAGTTTATCACATATCTATTGTTGCCAATATATTCTTCACACGATTCTTGAAAATGTTTGTTCTATTATTACTCTAGCAGCCTTTCTTGTTGCATTGAATAGTAAGCTTACGACTTTCCTAGGTAAGGAGATGTTCTACTAGCAGCCACAACAGTGCAGTGGTATAATTTTTCTTATCTTActattttcttatttttcttgCACTCGTCACCTGCATTCCATACGCAAATAAgctgcacataggagaggggagcttacgacgatgtttcggttagacttgtaccatttacaaaatcacactttgtaaatgatccaagtcggaccgaaacgtcgtcataagctcccctttcttatgtgcgggttatttgtgtattgtaccagtcaaggtattgtgcctctGTTATTTTTTACCCGCATTCCTTTCCGTCCAGTGGCGCactccccccaccccctcccgCCCCCTCCTACTGTCAGTCCGGCATTACACAACCACTGCGTCCCCTTTGTTACCCCAACTGTCTTTATGAGTAAGTATAGCTGTCGTGGCGCAGCTGTTGGTAGAACTGCTGAAGGCAGAGGAACATGTGGTATTTATGGCAGTTGTGGTTGTATTGACGGGTCGCACCAGTGCATGTgcacattgctgctgctgctgttgttgctgctgctgctgctgctgctgttgttgttcttgttcttgttgttgctgctgctgctgctgctgctttggcTTCTGTTGGCGCTGCTGATGGTGAGGTTGCTGAAAGTGGCTGCGGCGTCTGCGGCGGAGACGGTGCAGATTGGTTCCCACCAACAGCAGAATGATGGCCGCATAGAACACCACGATCACCTGAAGAAACACGTTTTAGTTAGCGTTAACATACCTCAAAATTTTCCTGAAGGAGCATAATGGTGGAGTATATTTTAAGATAATGAGAGGAAGGTAATGGACACAAAGACTTTAATAATGGTATTAGTGACAGAATGGCAGCCATACCCTCCAGAGCAGACTCATCGATTACGAGTCACCATGTATATGGCTAGAGAGAATGCTAAGCCAGAATAGTAAAGAAGCAGTAGGTTTGCTAATCAGGAAGTGGTAAACCAAAGGGTATGTAAAGGTTTGCACTCAGGCCTCGCATGAATGTGGTACTCACTTGTGGCCTTAGATGCGTGTAGTACTTAGTCGTGGCCTCACATGCATGTTGCACTCAGACATACCCTCACTTTCTTCTAGTGCTCAATCATTCTCTCACATATATCTAGTATACATGTAATGTGGGATTTTAGTTTTATTGTAACATAAATGGTCAATTTTTTCCTACTTAAAATACAAATTCAATATTTCTTtatttcattaatcttatttAAAACAAGAGTGGTAAGGTCATGTCAGGTCATGTTATATCATGTCAGGCCGTGCCATGGGAGTGTTACAGCCAAGGACAAAAAATTTGGCATCTGGGACCAAGTTTTCATGTGACCATGAGGTAGGTGGGTGACGGCAGTTATGAATGGCCTAGTATGTGGAGGTGAGTAACAGCGTTGTTGTTTAAGGCTGAAATGGGTAACGTACCATTGAATATATATGTTGGCTAATTGTCTGGCACCGACGAACTCTTCCAATGGTTTGTTTGATGGTAGAACTCATTTTGTAATATTGGATCCATGGTAAATGTTTAATTTCCCCCAAGTGGTGTATATACCCTTGGGGAATACATAGCACTTGGGGAAATTACATGCACTAAATGTCAGAGTATTATAAATATAGGACAGCTATATTGTGTAGCTTCTAGAATTTTAAGGTAGATAACGAAAATTTTTAAATGTGTGCAACTTCATACTTTCCCATTTTTTACTTATAAGTATTATGGGTCGAAACACCTTTATTGACCTGGCTTTTTTGTATAATTAAGCCGGCCTCACCAACCGGGTGGTGGCAGCCTTACATGAGAAGCATATTGTATGAGAACATGGATAGTAATATCAGTGGTAGGAAATACTTGCAAACATAGACGTGAATAAATAGTATGAACATGGCGAAGTGCATGGACTCTGCACCTGTGGTATGTAACGTAAATGTTTCACATGGCTGGGGGAGAATCCTCTCTCGATAAAACTTTCTCGGTAAAACAAACTATGTGCCCACTGAACGTTTCTTCCATAAAAGTAAAATAAATTAGGGCCAAGGGATATTTTAAGTGTATTTGTTTAGGAAAAATTGCTATATTTAACTGCCTTATAAACTTTTATAAAAATTATCTAAATTTtagaatatttattattattatatagttttCTAAATGATGTTACGGAAAAACTTTCTTATTTTAATGATGACAAAATGAAGAATGAATGAAATAAAATTCAGCCACATAGAAATTAGAGGTAACGACCCAACAAGTAACGATGAAGGACCAGACTTACATACCTGGTGGCTGTAAAACGTATTAATGACCTCGAACCTTGAATTTGAGTTTTTCgacattttcctcaaaattaaGTGGGTCAGATGTTAGTAAGGGCTGAACAAAATGGGAGGAGATAGTCCTGAGGCAGTAGCTAGCGGGTAGGTCAAGGTCATGCAGTACTCTACCCCAAGAGTGTACACAGGATTCTTTTGCGCTGCGTCGGGCCACGATAATGAATTGAGGAATTGAAGAGAGGCATGTGAATATTAATTAGGATGAAAGCTATTAGGTTATTTAAATCTCTTCGTTAGGATAACAGATGTGCGTTCGGGGTATGATTGTATGATGGGAGCGTTGTTTCTTTGCAAGCCCTCATAATATTAGTGTGGCTTTGTTCTTGTCGAAGGATTTCTGCCCTTGCTGGAAATATACATGGCCAAAGAAATGAGGGTAATTATGGCGTTATATTCAGCACGGTCAGAGTGAATCCATCGTAAATGAATGTCCTTAGGAAATCGCGGATAATTAAATATATTAAGACTTTAGATTATGTTGTGTTTAAAAAGGAGAGGAACTTTTATGAAGGTCTGGTATTTGTGGGATAATAAAGTAGCTGAGAGAGTAGTTACTGCATGCTAGTCCTCATCCTCACATCGTCAATTGCAGATACTTGAATTTGCAAGTGTCATCCATTGACGACAGGGTAAAACTCCAACCGGATATACTCAAAGGTTTCCCAAtgagcaacggaaaacaatatgatattcaatgaggataaatttcaactactccgttatgggaaACTAGAGGAAATGATAGCTAGAAAGAAGTATATAGTACTTCAAACTATAATCACACAACTGAGAGaaaaagtagtgtgaaggacttgggaatgttaatgtcagaggatctcaccttcaagaatcaCGACAACATGTATCATATctacgaggaaaatgatagggatGCCATGCCAATGGCATTAACAGcttcattcaaggcaggtgaaagcgCAAATCTAGATAATGTAGAGACCCTTCAATGCTCAGAAGTTCAAACGCCTTAATTACTGAGAACTTTTGGAGGCACTTGATCTGTACTCCCTGAAAtgtaggcgagagagatgcatcataatttacacctggaacgtCCTAGAGGGagtggtcccaaatttgcacaaaGAAATCACTTACTATAAAAGCAAACGACTAGGCAGCCGGTGCAACatgcctccaatgaaaagcaggggagtcacgagtatgctaagagaaaacacagcaaGTGTCcacggcccaagactgtttaacagcctcccattatGCGTAACGGGAATTAATAATggacccttggctgccttcaagagggacctaaacagatacctaaagtcagtaccggatcagccgggctgtggtttgtacgttggactacgtgctgccagcactaacggcctagttgatcaggccctgatccaccgggagataTGGTCAAAGACTGGGCCGCGGGAACGTTGACCCATCCGCCCCGGAATACCCTCCTAGTAGATTCCAGGTTGTCTTCTATGGAATTATTACAGTCCACTATCCTGGTGCTTCTATGAAGTTAAACCATGTAATTAATCTCTCGCTATTGATAACCCGAAGGAGATGTGTACTGACTGCTGGAAAGAGAAAACCGGACCAGATGGAACAGCTTGTCACCATAAAAGATGTTCCCACAGCTTAACGTTCATCATGGGTATGATTCAAAGCTATGCGAAGCAGAGATACAGTGGAAGGATTGGGAGGTCTACTCAGAGAACCCAAGACGGGTAGGCCATGGTATTTTTGCCTGAACAAGGCTAGTGGCAGAGCTCGGAAATACAGTCTCTCGCGTTGATTCCATACTGTTCAGCCATACAGGCCCGAATATGGTCTGGCCAGTACACAGAAGAGACAGAAATTCGGTAGCGATAGCGTCGTTCCCTTTGAAGTCCCTTTAAAGTCAATCCGGAGTCGAGTAAGGCAGTGGCAAAGACAGCTGGGAAGGGAGAAGGAAGTTGTATGCCACAGTTGGGTGTCAAAGATAGATGCTCACTGCAGTAATTTCTACCACGAACATTTGTCTGTCAAGGACAAGCATTTAATCATTTGGTGTTCTGGGTAAAAATTCACCACTTTTAACTAATACGAAGTGTGGAGTTCCTTTTTCATATTATAATAGTATTTTTAATATAATTTAATTAGGATTGTTTCATGTTTACAGGccacatgtattttttttgtgtgttgtaGATGAACCATATTAACTCGGTCTACTCTTTATAAGATGTACTGTGATCAATGAGTTAAGTTTGTTTATTTAGTTATAAAAGGATTTAGTTATGGGAGTGAGTGGGATTCTTAAATTATTTTTGGGAAAGAATAA
This region includes:
- the LOC128692412 gene encoding AF4/FMR2 family member lilli, coding for MLMHGSYNHVKPQRIIRLCSYTRCVDVREGSRGESGHRGRLIQEHKKTMVSGLRAAAYHPTLPPEIATDAAIYVAVIVVFYAAIILLLVGTNLHRLRRRRRSHFQQPHHQQRQQKPKQQQQQQQQQEQEQQQQQQQQQQQQQQQQCAHALVRPVNTTTTAINTTCSSAFSSSTNSCATTAILTHKDSWGNKGDAVVV